One Mangrovimonas cancribranchiae DNA segment encodes these proteins:
- a CDS encoding endonuclease gives MNKIVLFSLTFLLSLSLQAQVVINELDCDNPGIDDREFVELKSDTPNFSLDGYVVVFFNGSSSGNDSSYMAIDLDGYTTDANGLLLIASDTMTPFPQLIISANTIQNGADAVAIYQGHDYDFPEGTQAAQTNLIDALVYDTSDSDDTELMALLGVTEQINEGSSGNTNSIQRNNDGTYTVTTPTPRALNDGSGINFNAITISTLQTHYNEGDSFDIIFTAEENASADYTFSFTLNNYGFNTSDFTGNTTVTIPAGQNSVTTTITLVDDTFDEGDEEPLIVFSELESPFIPFNNYIKLRVVDNDYTVAPFGTPINPTYNVVESTQPNGYYNSLDGLSDANLRQALQDIIAEEGVVRAQTYNEVIDILKEADENPLNSNQVWLVYLEEGRAKLDLQTGSNNSGKWNREHTFPRSRGGFYSIEDDEVFDGIDVFWNTNADSLRHGNSDAHALRAADGPENSTRGNQFYGEYTGPSGTLGGFKGDVARSVFYMAVRYNGLEIVNGFPDGNLGEFGDLATLLDWHRNDPPDDFEMNRNNVVYNWQFNRNPFIDEPDLIEYIWGNMVGETWNSTMSIPENNQNTVVVYPNPTQGQVFIKGLNEDAQIEVFSIEGKQVYSNNITINHSKLNLQLSKGIYLMRITTLKETVTKKIIIN, from the coding sequence ATGAATAAAATAGTACTCTTTAGTTTAACTTTTTTATTATCGTTAAGCTTACAAGCCCAAGTTGTTATTAATGAATTAGATTGCGATAATCCTGGTATTGATGATCGAGAGTTTGTCGAATTAAAATCCGATACACCAAATTTTTCACTCGACGGATATGTTGTCGTATTTTTTAATGGCTCTAGTTCTGGGAACGATTCTAGCTACATGGCCATAGATTTAGACGGTTATACAACCGATGCAAATGGTCTGTTACTAATAGCTAGCGATACAATGACGCCGTTTCCGCAGTTAATTATTTCAGCAAACACTATCCAAAATGGTGCTGATGCCGTTGCTATCTATCAAGGACACGATTACGACTTTCCAGAAGGTACACAAGCTGCCCAGACCAATTTAATTGATGCATTGGTTTACGATACATCAGACTCAGATGATACCGAATTAATGGCATTATTAGGCGTTACAGAACAGATTAATGAAGGGTCTAGTGGTAACACGAATTCAATTCAAAGGAATAACGATGGAACTTATACTGTAACTACGCCAACACCAAGAGCCTTAAACGATGGTAGCGGTATCAATTTTAATGCGATTACAATTTCTACCTTACAAACACATTATAACGAAGGCGATTCTTTTGATATTATTTTTACTGCAGAAGAAAATGCGAGTGCCGATTACACTTTTAGTTTTACGCTAAACAATTACGGGTTTAACACGTCCGATTTTACAGGAAATACAACAGTAACTATACCAGCCGGACAAAACTCTGTTACAACAACCATTACTTTGGTTGACGATACATTTGATGAAGGCGATGAAGAACCTCTAATTGTATTTTCAGAATTAGAATCGCCATTCATCCCGTTTAACAATTATATAAAACTACGAGTTGTAGATAACGATTATACTGTAGCGCCTTTTGGGACACCTATTAACCCAACTTATAATGTTGTTGAAAGTACCCAACCAAATGGGTATTACAATAGTTTAGATGGTTTAAGTGATGCTAACTTAAGACAAGCACTTCAAGATATTATTGCAGAAGAAGGTGTTGTTAGAGCACAAACTTATAATGAAGTGATTGATATTTTAAAAGAAGCTGATGAAAACCCTCTTAATAGCAATCAAGTTTGGTTGGTATATTTAGAAGAAGGCCGCGCCAAATTAGATTTACAAACAGGATCTAATAATTCTGGAAAGTGGAATAGAGAACATACTTTTCCACGATCTAGAGGAGGATTTTATAGTATTGAAGACGATGAGGTTTTTGATGGTATAGATGTATTTTGGAATACCAATGCCGACTCTTTACGTCATGGTAACTCCGATGCGCATGCCTTAAGAGCAGCAGATGGTCCAGAAAACAGTACTAGAGGAAACCAATTTTATGGTGAATATACTGGTCCTTCAGGAACATTAGGCGGTTTTAAAGGTGATGTAGCGCGTAGTGTGTTTTATATGGCAGTACGTTATAATGGATTAGAGATTGTAAACGGTTTTCCCGATGGAAACCTTGGTGAGTTTGGCGATTTAGCCACCTTATTAGATTGGCACAGAAACGATCCGCCAGACGATTTTGAAATGAATAGAAACAATGTTGTTTACAATTGGCAATTTAACAGGAATCCTTTTATCGATGAACCCGATTTAATCGAGTATATCTGGGGAAATATGGTAGGTGAAACTTGGAATAGTACCATGAGCATTCCTGAAAATAATCAGAATACTGTAGTGGTATATCCAAACCCAACACAAGGACAGGTTTTTATTAAGGGACTAAACGAAGATGCGCAAATCGAGGTGTTTTCAATTGAAGGAAAACAAGTGTATTCTAACAACATAACCATCAATCACTCAAAGTTGAATTTACAACTCTCCAAAGGCATATATTTAATGCGAATAACCACATTAAAAGAAACGGTAACCAAAAAAATAATTATTAATTAA
- a CDS encoding ATP-dependent Clp protease adaptor ClpS produces the protein MSTKEKTLEEVLLEEVVKKENEIVLYNDDVNTFDHVIDTLIYACDHTPEQAEQCSIIVHYKGKCTVKTGAFNDLKPRCSMLLEAGLSAEII, from the coding sequence ATGAGTACAAAAGAAAAGACACTCGAAGAAGTTCTTCTCGAGGAAGTTGTAAAAAAGGAAAATGAAATTGTGCTTTACAATGATGATGTCAATACATTCGATCACGTTATTGATACGTTAATTTATGCTTGCGATCATACTCCTGAACAAGCCGAACAATGTTCTATTATTGTACATTACAAAGGGAAATGTACTGTTAAAACAGGTGCTTTTAACGATTTAAAACCTAGATGCAGTATGCTTTTAGAAGCAGGTTTAAGTGCAGAAATTATTTAA
- the prmA gene encoding 50S ribosomal protein L11 methyltransferase codes for MNEIYLGYTFKVSPKQPGTDILIAELGELGFESFVENEDGVTAYIQKNEWHDNILEDIQILNSDEFDINHTFEEIEQVNWNEEWEKNFNPIVVDDICAVRAPFHDTFNTKFEIVIEPKMSFGTGHHETTHMMIQHILKNDFAGKTVLDMGCGTGVLAILAEMKGAKAVDAIDIDNWCYLNSLENIERNNSKNISVYEGDAGLLEGKLYDSIIANINRNILLNDLETYTTCLNNNGLLFLSGFYKEDIPIIENVCNKHNLILVDSLEKNHWVALKFKKEY; via the coding sequence ATGAACGAAATATATTTAGGCTACACCTTTAAAGTGTCGCCCAAGCAACCAGGAACCGATATTTTAATCGCTGAATTAGGTGAATTAGGTTTTGAAAGCTTTGTTGAAAATGAAGATGGCGTAACAGCTTACATTCAGAAGAACGAATGGCATGACAATATTTTAGAGGATATTCAAATATTAAATTCAGATGAATTTGATATCAATCACACCTTTGAAGAGATTGAACAAGTGAACTGGAATGAAGAGTGGGAAAAAAACTTCAATCCTATTGTAGTAGATGATATTTGTGCCGTAAGAGCACCATTTCATGACACTTTTAATACCAAATTTGAAATTGTTATTGAACCTAAAATGAGTTTTGGTACCGGACATCATGAAACTACGCATATGATGATTCAGCATATATTAAAAAATGATTTTGCAGGAAAGACGGTATTAGATATGGGATGCGGAACAGGTGTTTTAGCCATATTAGCAGAAATGAAAGGAGCCAAAGCCGTTGATGCGATAGATATTGATAATTGGTGCTATTTAAATAGCCTTGAAAATATTGAACGTAATAACAGCAAAAATATTTCGGTTTACGAAGGCGATGCCGGTTTGTTAGAAGGCAAATTATACGATAGTATTATTGCCAATATTAATAGAAATATTTTACTTAACGATTTGGAAACGTATACCACTTGCTTAAATAACAATGGTTTATTATTTTTAAGTGGGTTTTATAAAGAAGATATTCCAATAATTGAAAATGTGTGTAATAAACACAACCTTATTCTCGTTGATAGTTTAGAAAAAAACCATTGGGTAGCCTTAAAATTTAAAAAAGAATACTAA
- a CDS encoding CoA-binding protein: MKKKTLVFGASLKPNRYSNYAINKLVNNDVEVVAYGLKKGEVAGVDIQTELLDYNNVHTVTLYVNPTHQKDYYNYIVSLQPKRVIFNPGTENPEFYKILEKNNIFFEEACTLVLLSTNQY, encoded by the coding sequence ATGAAGAAAAAAACATTAGTTTTTGGGGCATCGCTTAAACCCAATAGATATTCTAATTATGCCATTAATAAATTGGTAAATAATGATGTAGAAGTTGTAGCTTATGGTTTAAAAAAGGGAGAAGTAGCAGGTGTTGATATTCAAACAGAATTGTTAGATTATAACAATGTGCATACGGTAACATTATATGTCAATCCAACACATCAAAAGGATTATTACAACTATATTGTATCGTTACAGCCTAAACGAGTTATTTTTAATCCAGGTACCGAAAATCCTGAGTTTTATAAGATATTAGAAAAGAACAATATCTTTTTTGAAGAGGCTTGTACGTTAGTGTTGCTTTCTACGAATCAATATTAA
- a CDS encoding beta-ketoacyl-ACP synthase III, giving the protein MYNSKIIGLGYYVPDNVVTNDDLTKLMDTSDEWIQERTGIKERRWVKPGDGDTTSSMGVKAAKVAIERAGIDKDDIDFIIFATLSPDYYFPGPGVTVQKELDIKTVGALDVRNQCSGFVYALSIADNFIKTGMYKNVLVIGSELHSHGLDKTTRGRGVSVIFGDGAGATVLTREEDNSKGILSTHLHSQGEHAEELSLIAPGMGKRWVNDIIADNDPNDESYFPYMNGQFVFKNAVVRFSEVIMEGLNKNNLTPEDIDMLIPHQANLRIAQFVQKKFQLDDSQVFNNIQKYGNTTAASIPIALTEAWEQGKIKEGDTVVLAAFGSGFTWGSTIIKW; this is encoded by the coding sequence ATGTATAATTCGAAAATAATAGGGTTAGGTTATTACGTGCCTGACAATGTGGTTACCAATGATGATTTGACGAAACTGATGGATACCAGCGATGAGTGGATTCAAGAGCGAACAGGAATAAAAGAACGTCGTTGGGTAAAACCAGGAGATGGTGATACCACATCTTCAATGGGTGTAAAAGCAGCAAAAGTTGCTATAGAACGTGCTGGAATAGATAAGGATGATATTGATTTTATCATTTTTGCCACCTTAAGTCCAGACTATTATTTTCCAGGCCCAGGAGTTACGGTTCAAAAAGAATTAGATATAAAAACTGTTGGCGCATTAGATGTGCGTAACCAGTGTTCTGGATTTGTATATGCTTTATCTATTGCAGATAACTTCATTAAAACTGGTATGTACAAAAATGTATTGGTTATTGGTAGTGAATTACACTCTCACGGGTTGGATAAAACAACACGTGGTAGAGGTGTATCGGTGATTTTTGGTGATGGTGCTGGTGCGACAGTTTTAACAAGAGAAGAAGATAATAGTAAAGGTATTTTATCAACACATTTACATTCTCAAGGGGAACACGCTGAAGAATTAAGCTTAATTGCTCCAGGAATGGGTAAGCGTTGGGTAAATGATATTATAGCCGATAATGACCCTAATGATGAGAGTTACTTCCCGTATATGAACGGACAGTTTGTGTTTAAAAATGCTGTGGTGCGCTTTAGCGAAGTGATTATGGAAGGCTTAAATAAAAACAATTTAACGCCAGAAGATATAGATATGTTAATTCCGCATCAAGCCAATTTACGTATTGCACAGTTTGTTCAAAAGAAATTTCAATTAGACGATAGTCAAGTATTTAATAATATACAGAAGTATGGAAATACTACAGCTGCTTCTATTCCTATAGCGTTAACGGAAGCTTGGGAACAAGGTAAAATTAAGGAAGGCGATACCGTTGTGTTGGCTGCTTTTGGTAGTGGATTTACTTGGGGAAGTACCATTATTAAATGGTAG
- the htpG gene encoding molecular chaperone HtpG: protein MAKGNINVSVENIFPLIKKFLYSDHEIFLRELISNATDATLKLKHLASIGEAKVEYGNPQIEVKIDKDGKKLHIIDQGIGMTAEEVEKYINEVAFSGAEEFLDKYKDSAKDSGIIGHFGLGFYSAFMVANKVEIITKSHKDEPAAHWTCDGSPEFTLEPHDKTERGTEIILHINEEDNEFLEESRIRELLVKYNKFMPIPIKFGTKTETLPKPEGAKEDDPAPTKEVDDIINNPNPAWTKQPTDLEDEDYKNFYRELYPMQFEEPLFHIHLNVDYPFNLTGILYFPKMTNDLNVQKDRIQLYQNQVFVTDNVEGIVPEFLTMLRGVIDSPDIPLNVSRSYLQADGAVKKISSYITRKVADKLKSLFNNNREDFEKKWDDIKIVIEYGMLSEEKFFDKADAFALYPTVDGKYYTYDELYNAIKAKQTDKDDKLVILYASNKDEQHSYIEAAKAKGYEVLLLDSPIVSHLMQKLETSKENISFARVDADHIDNLIKKDDNKISKLSDDEKTKLDELLKEVIPAEKFTVQLETMDSDAAPFMITQPEFMRRMKEMQATGGGGMFGMGNMPDMYNLVVNTNSELVGDILNTKTKKKQERLINQSLDLARLSQGLLKGEELTNFIKRSYDMIK from the coding sequence ATGGCAAAAGGAAACATTAATGTATCGGTAGAAAACATCTTCCCGCTCATTAAAAAATTCTTGTACAGTGATCACGAAATTTTTCTTCGTGAATTAATAAGTAATGCTACAGATGCTACTTTGAAGCTAAAACACTTAGCTAGTATTGGTGAAGCTAAAGTAGAATATGGCAACCCGCAGATTGAAGTAAAAATTGATAAAGACGGTAAAAAACTTCATATTATAGACCAAGGTATTGGTATGACAGCCGAAGAGGTTGAAAAGTATATTAACGAAGTAGCGTTTTCTGGTGCTGAAGAGTTTTTAGACAAATACAAAGATTCTGCCAAGGATTCTGGTATTATTGGGCATTTTGGTCTTGGGTTTTACTCGGCTTTTATGGTTGCTAATAAAGTAGAAATCATCACCAAATCGCACAAAGATGAGCCAGCAGCACATTGGACTTGCGATGGCTCGCCTGAATTTACTCTAGAACCTCACGACAAAACCGAAAGAGGTACCGAAATTATTCTTCATATTAATGAGGAAGACAACGAGTTTTTAGAAGAGTCTCGTATTCGAGAACTTTTAGTGAAGTACAACAAGTTTATGCCAATTCCTATTAAATTTGGCACCAAAACTGAAACGCTACCAAAACCTGAAGGCGCAAAAGAAGACGATCCTGCTCCAACAAAAGAAGTAGATGATATCATTAACAACCCAAACCCAGCTTGGACCAAACAGCCAACCGATTTAGAAGATGAGGATTATAAAAACTTCTATCGCGAGTTGTACCCAATGCAGTTTGAGGAACCATTATTCCACATTCACTTAAACGTGGATTATCCGTTCAACTTAACGGGGATTTTATATTTCCCAAAAATGACCAACGATTTAAACGTACAAAAAGATCGTATTCAGTTATACCAAAATCAGGTGTTTGTTACCGATAACGTAGAAGGCATTGTTCCAGAGTTTTTAACTATGCTACGCGGTGTGATAGATTCTCCAGATATTCCATTGAATGTATCACGCTCTTACCTACAAGCCGATGGCGCTGTTAAGAAAATTTCGTCATACATCACTCGTAAAGTTGCCGATAAACTAAAATCACTTTTCAATAATAATCGTGAAGATTTTGAAAAGAAATGGGACGATATTAAAATCGTGATTGAATATGGTATGCTTTCTGAAGAAAAATTCTTTGATAAAGCTGATGCGTTTGCACTCTACCCAACCGTAGATGGTAAATATTATACTTACGATGAGTTATATAATGCCATTAAAGCCAAACAAACCGATAAGGATGACAAATTGGTTATTCTTTACGCATCGAATAAAGACGAACAACACAGTTATATTGAAGCTGCAAAAGCCAAAGGTTACGAAGTGTTGTTGTTAGATTCGCCAATCGTATCGCACTTAATGCAAAAGCTAGAAACCTCTAAAGAGAATATTTCGTTTGCTCGTGTTGATGCCGATCATATTGACAACTTAATCAAGAAAGACGACAACAAGATTTCTAAATTAAGTGATGATGAAAAAACCAAGCTAGACGAATTACTTAAAGAAGTGATTCCTGCTGAAAAATTTACCGTACAATTAGAAACTATGGATAGCGATGCCGCGCCATTTATGATTACGCAACCCGAATTTATGCGTCGTATGAAAGAAATGCAAGCTACTGGTGGTGGCGGTATGTTTGGTATGGGCAATATGCCAGATATGTACAACTTAGTTGTAAACACAAATTCTGAGTTGGTAGGTGACATTTTAAATACCAAAACCAAGAAAAAACAAGAGCGCTTAATTAATCAAAGTTTGGACTTGGCACGATTAAGCCAAGGATTGCTTAAAGGTGAAGAACTCACCAATTTTATTAAGCGTAGCTACGATATGATTAAGTAA
- a CDS encoding TonB-dependent receptor domain-containing protein, with protein MKHVLLFCAFIITIASSAQNSVNALFKDGTITGKVIDAALKEPMPYVTIVIKNTSGKTITGTITDDNGNFKISSIPEGNIIVNIQFIGYKTVTKNITINKDNFRINLGDIYLEEEAAALDEVTVVAEVSTIQQKVDRKVITIGKDLTTAGASASDIMTNLPSVNVDQQTGNISLRGNENVRVMVDGKLSNVPVAQLLRQIPSTSIKKIELITNPSAKYNPEGMSGIINIILHKNTKLGFNGNINLGLTKEIYAKFNSSIDMNYRNGKFNFYGNYGNNIGKRDNFGEINRLDDNSKQNLDFFNNNKSHLFKAGVDYYLNDNNTISVFTNQNFFNGNGVGITLLTNATTTRKQIFGDETDNISGQYNLAYKHKFKKENETLDVEIDYNNFTQDQIADFNYINFDFPDDYMDFVDTKRDQTTINVDYVNPLSETAKLEVGGEVRLFNSNIDYESTGVTFNDNGIIIPTPSTNFDYNRNIYSLYATYGKTLEKWSYQIGARFEQVNVDAEPLRTFSDNSTEFLPFENDYFQVYPSAFLTYTASDKNSYQLSYSRRVDRPGLRQVNPIREWSTPRISSYGNPELKPQFTNSIELNYTRNLANGSLTGGVFYRIIEDQISRLVNIDRTNVPEANSILSYGNFDNTSAYGIELSGNYRPTKWWSLNGSFDLYSQTQTGITEFIDSNDLPNATVNDIVTVNSEVENVVWNFRVFNNFKATKKLNLSLFAMYRGKEEGVQFKRDPMYFVNTGLRYSFLEDNRATFSFNYNDIFNTMQFAFKNDTPYPANGEFNWESNTWNIALSYRFGGGKYRALKRKQRDNDIKSGNGGFM; from the coding sequence ATGAAACATGTATTATTATTTTGTGCGTTTATCATCACGATAGCTTCATCTGCACAAAACTCAGTCAATGCCTTATTTAAAGATGGCACCATTACAGGAAAAGTAATCGATGCTGCATTAAAAGAACCTATGCCGTATGTTACCATAGTTATTAAAAATACTTCTGGAAAAACAATTACCGGAACGATTACCGACGATAATGGTAACTTTAAAATATCTTCTATTCCAGAAGGTAACATTATAGTTAATATTCAGTTTATTGGCTATAAAACCGTCACCAAAAATATAACTATTAACAAGGATAATTTCAGAATTAATTTAGGAGATATTTACCTTGAAGAAGAAGCCGCTGCTTTAGATGAAGTTACTGTTGTTGCCGAAGTATCGACTATACAACAAAAAGTAGATAGAAAAGTGATTACTATTGGCAAAGATTTAACTACAGCTGGAGCATCAGCATCAGACATTATGACCAACTTACCTTCGGTAAATGTCGACCAACAAACAGGTAACATTAGCTTACGTGGTAACGAAAATGTTCGCGTTATGGTAGATGGTAAATTAAGCAACGTTCCTGTAGCGCAATTACTTCGCCAAATACCATCTACATCTATTAAAAAGATAGAATTAATAACAAACCCATCTGCTAAATATAATCCAGAAGGCATGAGTGGGATTATAAATATTATTCTTCATAAAAACACTAAGCTAGGTTTTAATGGAAATATAAATCTTGGATTAACTAAAGAGATTTACGCTAAATTTAATAGCTCTATTGACATGAATTACCGTAACGGAAAGTTTAACTTTTACGGAAATTACGGCAATAACATTGGCAAACGGGATAATTTTGGCGAAATAAATAGGTTAGATGATAACTCAAAACAAAACCTTGATTTTTTTAACAATAACAAATCGCATTTATTTAAAGCAGGCGTTGACTATTACTTAAACGACAACAATACCATTTCGGTTTTCACTAATCAGAACTTTTTTAATGGTAATGGCGTTGGAATTACGTTGCTAACCAATGCTACCACAACTAGAAAACAAATTTTCGGCGATGAAACCGACAATATTTCTGGCCAATACAACCTAGCTTATAAACATAAGTTTAAAAAAGAAAATGAAACCTTAGATGTTGAAATTGACTACAACAATTTTACTCAAGATCAAATAGCAGATTTTAATTACATCAACTTTGACTTTCCAGACGATTACATGGATTTTGTTGATACAAAACGCGACCAAACAACCATAAATGTAGATTATGTAAATCCATTAAGCGAAACAGCTAAACTAGAAGTTGGTGGCGAGGTTAGGCTTTTTAACTCTAATATAGATTACGAATCAACAGGCGTTACTTTTAACGACAATGGAATCATTATTCCTACGCCATCGACAAATTTTGATTATAACAGAAATATTTATTCACTTTATGCCACTTATGGCAAAACATTAGAAAAATGGAGCTATCAAATAGGCGCACGTTTTGAACAAGTTAATGTAGATGCTGAACCGTTAAGAACTTTTAGCGATAATTCAACCGAGTTTTTGCCGTTCGAGAATGATTACTTTCAAGTGTATCCATCGGCATTTTTAACATATACAGCATCAGATAAAAACTCCTATCAATTAAGTTATAGTCGTCGTGTAGATCGTCCTGGGTTACGACAAGTAAACCCTATTCGCGAATGGAGTACGCCACGTATATCGTCTTACGGAAACCCTGAGCTAAAACCGCAATTCACTAATTCAATCGAATTAAACTATACCAGGAATTTAGCTAACGGTAGTTTAACAGGTGGCGTATTTTATAGAATTATTGAAGACCAAATAAGCCGATTAGTCAACATAGATCGTACAAACGTTCCAGAAGCTAACTCCATTTTATCTTATGGAAATTTCGACAACACATCGGCATATGGTATAGAGCTTTCTGGAAATTACAGACCCACAAAATGGTGGAGCTTAAACGGTAGTTTTGATTTGTATTCGCAAACTCAAACAGGAATCACAGAATTTATCGATTCTAACGATTTACCAAATGCCACTGTTAACGACATTGTAACAGTTAATAGCGAAGTTGAAAACGTGGTTTGGAACTTTAGAGTATTTAATAATTTTAAAGCAACCAAAAAACTAAACCTATCGCTTTTTGCTATGTATCGCGGTAAAGAAGAAGGTGTACAATTTAAAAGAGACCCGATGTATTTTGTAAACACAGGATTGCGTTACAGCTTTTTAGAAGATAATCGTGCTACGTTTAGCTTTAACTATAACGATATTTTTAATACCATGCAGTTTGCCTTTAAAAACGACACGCCATATCCTGCAAATGGAGAGTTTAATTGGGAAAGCAATACATGGAACATTGCCTTATCCTATCGTTTTGGAGGTGGAAAATACAGAGCGCTTAAACGTAAACAAAGAGATAACGATATAAAATCTGGTAACGGCGGATTTATGTAA
- a CDS encoding SsrA-binding protein, producing MKKVFFKFLARVNKLVLPNYTKKQLDLSKASKVQLALIGWKFFVTKNTLD from the coding sequence ATGAAAAAAGTATTTTTTAAATTTCTTGCAAGAGTTAATAAGCTTGTTTTACCTAATTACACAAAAAAGCAATTAGATTTAAGTAAAGCATCTAAAGTGCAACTGGCGCTTATTGGTTGGAAGTTTTTTGTAACCAAAAACACATTGGATTAA
- a CDS encoding sodium:solute symporter: MSPFFIAALILAYFIVLIIISYFTGKEDTNEAFFKANKSAPWYLVAFGMLGASLSGVTFISVPGAVEDKQFGYLQVVFGYLLGYLVIAYILLPLYYKLNLTSIYTYFRDRFGNYSYKTGSVAFLVSRTVGAAFRLFLVAKVLQLLIFDQFGIPFFITVTTTILLIWLYTFRGGIKTIIFTDTLQTLFMLVSVIVTIIFIANSMDLHSFGAIYDNVTSSAMSKVFFLDDVNDPQYFIKSILSGMFITITMTGMDQDMMQKNLTCKTLKDAQKNMISFSVVLIFVNLLFLVLGLLLTQYAAENGISAKKDNLFPTIAMLPEIGIATSSFFILGLIAAAYSSADSALTSLTTAFCIDIIELDKKPKQAQKRTRKTVHVITSLVLIVVILLFDLIFKDVSVIWELFKAAGYTYGPLLGLFAFGILTKSDIKDKYVWIIAIIAPIISYFINAYSPKLFNGYQIGFEILIINGLLMFLGLILIRRKQH; this comes from the coding sequence ATGTCTCCATTCTTTATAGCTGCTTTAATACTTGCTTATTTTATTGTGCTTATAATTATTTCGTATTTTACAGGAAAGGAAGATACTAACGAGGCTTTTTTTAAAGCTAATAAATCGGCACCATGGTATTTAGTAGCTTTTGGTATGTTAGGTGCTTCTTTGTCTGGTGTAACTTTTATTTCGGTGCCTGGTGCTGTAGAAGATAAACAATTTGGTTACCTGCAAGTGGTTTTTGGTTATTTACTAGGCTATTTGGTTATTGCTTATATATTATTACCATTATATTACAAGCTTAATTTAACCTCTATTTACACGTATTTTAGAGATAGGTTTGGGAATTATTCATACAAAACTGGCTCTGTTGCTTTCTTGGTTTCCAGAACTGTTGGTGCTGCATTTAGACTTTTTCTGGTGGCAAAAGTGTTACAATTACTTATTTTTGATCAATTTGGTATTCCTTTCTTTATAACCGTTACCACAACCATTTTACTTATTTGGCTTTACACCTTTCGAGGCGGTATAAAAACAATTATTTTTACTGATACCTTACAAACGCTATTCATGTTAGTCTCTGTTATAGTAACTATTATATTTATAGCCAATTCCATGGACTTACACAGTTTTGGTGCTATATACGATAATGTAACCTCTAGCGCTATGAGTAAGGTTTTCTTTTTAGATGATGTTAACGACCCTCAATATTTTATAAAAAGTATTTTATCAGGTATGTTTATTACCATAACCATGACTGGAATGGACCAAGATATGATGCAGAAAAATTTAACCTGTAAAACTTTAAAAGATGCCCAAAAGAACATGATTTCTTTTAGCGTGGTTTTAATTTTTGTAAATCTGTTGTTTTTAGTTCTTGGTCTTTTGTTAACACAATACGCAGCCGAGAATGGTATTTCAGCAAAAAAAGACAATTTATTTCCTACAATCGCTATGCTTCCTGAAATTGGCATCGCCACCTCATCATTTTTTATATTAGGACTTATTGCTGCTGCTTACTCCAGTGCCGATTCGGCTTTAACATCGTTAACAACTGCTTTTTGTATTGATATTATTGAACTAGATAAAAAACCCAAACAAGCACAAAAAAGAACACGAAAAACTGTTCATGTAATAACAAGTCTTGTGTTAATTGTTGTTATTCTTCTTTTCGATCTTATTTTTAAAGATGTATCGGTAATCTGGGAGTTATTTAAAGCTGCCGGATATACTTATGGACCATTACTTGGTTTATTTGCTTTTGGAATTTTAACCAAATCTGACATTAAAGACAAATACGTTTGGATTATCGCTATAATAGCGCCTATTATTTCCTACTTTATAAATGCATACTCGCCAAAACTATTTAATGGCTATCAAATAGGGTTTGAAATCTTAATTATTAACGGACTTTTAATGTTTCTTGGTTTAATATTGATTCGTAGAAAGCAACACTAA